The nucleotide window CAGCAGCGGAGCAGCGAGGAGAAGCTGCAGCTTCTGCAAGACGCCGAGGCGAATCTTGGAGAGCGCTTCAAGAACCTGGCGAACGAGATCCTCGAGCAGAAGACGCAGAGGTTCACCGACCTCAACCAGGAGCGGCTCGGCGACCTGCTCAATCCGCTCAAAGAGCAGCTCACGGCCTTCAAGGCGCGGGTGGATGCGGTCCACGAAAAGGACATCGAGGATCGCAGCGCGCTCAAGCAGCAGGTCGAGGCGCTCAAGTCGATGAACGATCGGCTGTCGAACGAGGCGAGCAACCTCGTCGATGCCCTCCGCGGCTCGACCAAGACCCAGGGCAACTGGGGCGAGCTGGTGCTCGAGCGCATCCTCGAGGCGGCGGCGCTTCGGAAGGGACACGAGTTCGATGTCCAGGAGAACCACACCCTCGACGACGGCAAGCGCGCCATTCCGGACGTCACCCTTCACATGCCGGGCGAGCGGCACCTGGTCATCGACTCGAAGGTCAGCCTGCTCGCGTACCAGGAAGCGACGACGGCCACGGACGACGAGGCGCGCGCCGCGGCGATCCGCCGGCACGTGGACTCCGTGCGCACGCACGTGCGCGGGCTCGCTGCCAAGAACTACCAGGAGCTGTACCGGCTCAAGTCGATCGACTTCGTGGTGATGTTCGTGCCCATCGAGCCGGCGTACATGCTGGCCATCGAGTACGCCCCGGAGCTCTGGCAGGACGCGTGGAGTCGGAACGTGTTGCTGGTGAGCCCGTCGACGCTGCTCTTCGTGCTTAGGACGGTGGCCCACCTCTGGCGCCAGGAGAGCCAGCAGCGGAACGCGCTCGATATCGCCCGGCGTGGCGCGGAGCTCTACGACAAGCTCGTCGGGTTCGTGGAGGACCTGGAGAAGGTCGGCAAGGCGCTGGGCAGCGCGCAGGAGGCGTTCGCGGGCGCGAAGAGGAAGCTGCACGAGGGCAAGGGCAACGTCATTCGGCAGGCGGAGATGCTCAAGGAGCTGGGCGTGAAGCCCACCAAGAGCTTGCCCA belongs to Deltaproteobacteria bacterium and includes:
- the rmuC gene encoding DNA recombination protein RmuC; translated protein: MNPMVICVLAGFAGLVVGGLLVALAQLGRTATAQAELAKLTERALLFERELKRREGLQLADAADREALRRDLAAAREALATANERASLVPVLQRDLELAEAELSALTATNAELSSRMEEQQRSSEEKLQLLQDAEANLGERFKNLANEILEQKTQRFTDLNQERLGDLLNPLKEQLTAFKARVDAVHEKDIEDRSALKQQVEALKSMNDRLSNEASNLVDALRGSTKTQGNWGELVLERILEAAALRKGHEFDVQENHTLDDGKRAIPDVTLHMPGERHLVIDSKVSLLAYQEATTATDDEARAAAIRRHVDSVRTHVRGLAAKNYQELYRLKSIDFVVMFVPIEPAYMLAIEYAPELWQDAWSRNVLLVSPSTLLFVLRTVAHLWRQESQQRNALDIARRGAELYDKLVGFVEDLEKVGKALGSAQEAFAGAKRKLHEGKGNVIRQAEMLKELGVKPTKSLPSAVVEQAMLDAADNPNANDDAAEPSLKVAG